In Aminivibrio sp., a genomic segment contains:
- the alaE gene encoding L-alanine exporter AlaE: protein MNDSGGSVGKGKERICFLIADVSAMVLFSTALCMGIEIFIAKLTFFQSVTARIAAIPVNLVTGRPYGLFRDRLFLALGIDGTKPWKMILGDTLAFVIFQVPLYVIVLLCAGATWKQIFLSSAFMSVVFSLAGRPYGIFLEFCRRIAGNLARKL from the coding sequence TTGAATGATTCCGGGGGATCTGTCGGGAAGGGAAAAGAAAGGATCTGCTTCCTGATCGCCGATGTTTCGGCTATGGTTCTTTTTTCCACGGCATTGTGCATGGGTATTGAGATTTTTATCGCGAAGCTGACGTTTTTTCAGTCCGTCACCGCCAGAATAGCGGCCATACCAGTCAATCTTGTTACCGGGAGGCCCTATGGCTTGTTCCGGGACAGGTTATTTCTCGCCCTCGGGATTGACGGAACGAAACCGTGGAAAATGATTCTGGGCGACACGCTAGCCTTCGTCATTTTTCAGGTCCCGCTCTATGTCATTGTACTCCTTTGCGCAGGGGCGACATGGAAACAGATATTTCTTTCGTCGGCATTCATGTCGGTCGTCTTTTCGCTTGCCGGCAGGCCCTACGGAATCTTTCTTGAATTTTGCAGGCGAATCGCCGGGAATCTCGCAAGAAAACTGTAA
- a CDS encoding amidohydrolase produces MYARIEELADRMTEKLVACRRDFHKYAESGWFEMRTASIIARRLTGMGYEVLAGRDVCLDESRMGLPSDEELQKNYFRAKEQGADAEFLEKVRGGFTGVMGILRCGEGPTVALRFDIDALGVVEDASPEHRPFREGFSSVNPGMMHACGHDGHAAIGLGVAEVLMEVKDGLQGTVKIIFQPAEEGVRGAKSIVDKGHLDGVDYVLACHVTERTTAEDRVSDITAGMGGSLATSKMDAYYYGKSAHAGGDPQEGRNALAAAVTAVQNLLAIPRNSKSDTRVNVGTLHAGSGRNVIPEFAKMELEVRGKTSEGNIYMEQWARRILRTAAEMHDCTCEVKKMGEAFLLESDKPLMELIRDVCRQNLAAVRVHPQLRREASGSEDFSYMMKRVQDQGGQASMLRILTETAAVAHNSRYDFDDRDALPKAVKALSAVTCRLLTGGRAAQ; encoded by the coding sequence GTGTATGCACGGATAGAAGAACTGGCGGACAGGATGACGGAAAAGCTCGTCGCCTGCCGCAGGGATTTCCACAAGTACGCCGAAAGCGGCTGGTTCGAGATGAGGACAGCCTCCATCATTGCCCGACGCCTCACCGGCATGGGCTATGAGGTTTTAGCAGGACGGGACGTCTGCCTTGACGAATCCCGCATGGGACTGCCCTCGGACGAAGAGCTCCAGAAGAACTACTTTCGGGCGAAGGAACAGGGGGCGGATGCTGAATTTCTTGAGAAAGTCAGAGGCGGCTTTACTGGGGTGATGGGTATCCTCCGCTGCGGGGAAGGGCCAACGGTGGCTCTCCGGTTCGACATCGACGCCCTGGGCGTGGTGGAAGACGCCTCCCCGGAACACCGTCCATTCCGGGAGGGCTTCAGTTCCGTGAATCCCGGCATGATGCACGCCTGCGGCCATGACGGCCATGCGGCCATCGGTCTTGGCGTGGCGGAAGTGCTCATGGAGGTAAAAGACGGTCTGCAGGGCACCGTCAAAATTATCTTCCAGCCGGCCGAGGAAGGTGTGCGTGGCGCCAAAAGCATCGTGGACAAGGGGCATCTCGACGGGGTGGATTATGTCCTTGCCTGCCACGTCACCGAAAGAACCACCGCCGAGGACCGGGTCTCCGACATCACCGCCGGGATGGGAGGTTCCCTGGCCACTTCAAAGATGGACGCATACTATTACGGAAAATCAGCCCACGCCGGCGGTGACCCTCAGGAGGGACGCAACGCTCTTGCCGCCGCCGTCACGGCCGTCCAGAACCTGCTGGCCATTCCGCGGAACAGTAAATCCGATACCAGGGTCAACGTGGGTACCCTCCACGCCGGATCGGGGCGGAACGTCATTCCCGAATTCGCCAAAATGGAACTGGAAGTCCGCGGCAAAACCAGCGAGGGGAACATCTACATGGAACAGTGGGCCCGGCGGATTCTCCGGACGGCTGCGGAAATGCACGACTGCACCTGCGAAGTGAAAAAAATGGGTGAGGCCTTCCTGCTGGAAAGCGACAAACCGCTCATGGAGCTCATCCGGGACGTCTGCAGGCAGAATCTTGCCGCCGTAAGAGTACATCCCCAGCTTCGGCGGGAGGCCTCGGGCAGCGAGGATTTCTCCTACATGATGAAGCGGGTGCAGGACCAGGGGGGGCAGGCCTCCATGCTGAGGATTCTCACCGAAACGGCTGCCGTTGCCCACAACAGCAGATACGACTTCGACGACAGGGACGCCCTGCCCAAGGCAGTCAAGGCGCTCAGCGCCGTCACCTGCAGGCTCCTCACGGGAGGCCGGGCAGCACAATGA
- a CDS encoding AAA family ATPase, whose protein sequence is MTQSPFSILRKIAAALFGSWAPETTEQVPSEVQEGDVPEALPEPSPEPDSETVLETALEEDETFFGEVPPEYAGEPIPELNDVQVREMTGENNPEPSPEPANEAATEPPDQEEDIPAEAVILIPAAEPSSEESIVPPFREGAKTRILSVMNYKGGVGKTTVTANLAAALAKRGKRVLAIDLDPQSSLSFSFFHVDEWKQKFAETKTIKNWYDAFIDKDFNWNLERLVVDPKLQIRGNGKLHLICSHLALINIEIELSSKLSGSTERELRNNFLRVHSRLAQGLKSLDGRYDVVLIDCPPSFNIVTKTAVAASDYLLVPTIPDYLSTLGIDYLNNKVESLVETYNRYVDICEDHEFTHINPVMLGVLFTMIQLSAGSPIRAQQPFIRDVRKREYPVFETMLRENRTMYSNISATPLPVILRRGAGQTQQNVIRELEDLASEVLERMK, encoded by the coding sequence GTGACTCAATCACCCTTCAGTATCTTGCGAAAAATAGCTGCCGCACTCTTCGGTTCATGGGCTCCCGAAACTACGGAACAGGTCCCTTCCGAGGTGCAGGAAGGCGATGTTCCGGAGGCGCTCCCGGAACCGTCGCCGGAGCCGGATTCTGAAACAGTCCTGGAAACGGCCTTGGAGGAGGACGAAACATTCTTCGGTGAAGTGCCGCCGGAATACGCAGGTGAACCGATTCCGGAATTGAATGACGTTCAGGTCCGGGAAATGACTGGGGAAAACAATCCCGAGCCTTCTCCGGAGCCGGCGAACGAAGCGGCCACTGAACCACCCGATCAAGAAGAGGACATCCCGGCCGAAGCTGTCATTCTCATTCCTGCCGCAGAGCCTTCCAGCGAAGAATCAATTGTCCCTCCCTTCCGGGAAGGGGCAAAAACCCGCATTCTCTCCGTGATGAACTACAAGGGCGGCGTCGGCAAAACCACCGTTACGGCGAACCTGGCCGCGGCGCTGGCGAAGAGGGGAAAAAGGGTCCTGGCCATAGACCTTGACCCCCAGTCCAGCCTGTCTTTTTCTTTCTTCCACGTGGACGAATGGAAACAGAAATTTGCCGAGACGAAGACTATCAAGAACTGGTACGATGCTTTCATCGACAAGGATTTCAACTGGAACCTCGAAAGGCTGGTCGTCGACCCGAAACTCCAGATCAGGGGAAACGGAAAACTCCATCTCATCTGTTCCCATCTTGCCCTCATCAATATCGAAATCGAACTCAGCAGCAAGTTGAGCGGCTCCACGGAACGGGAGCTGCGGAACAATTTCCTTCGGGTTCATTCCAGGCTCGCTCAGGGCCTCAAGTCCCTTGACGGACGGTACGACGTGGTCCTCATCGACTGCCCGCCCAGCTTCAACATTGTCACCAAGACCGCCGTGGCGGCCAGCGACTACCTCCTGGTACCCACTATCCCCGATTACCTTTCCACCCTGGGCATAGACTACCTGAACAACAAGGTCGAATCTCTGGTGGAAACCTACAACCGCTACGTTGATATCTGTGAAGACCACGAATTCACCCATATCAACCCCGTCATGCTGGGGGTGCTCTTCACCATGATCCAGTTGTCCGCCGGAAGCCCCATCAGGGCACAGCAGCCCTTTATCAGGGACGTCCGCAAGCGGGAATATCCCGTCTTCGAAACCATGCTGCGGGAAAACAGGACTATGTACTCCAACATATCCGCCACGCCGCTGCCCGTCATACTCCGCCGCGGGGCGGGGCAGACCCAGCAGAATGTCATCAGAGAACTTGAGGACTTGGCTTCGGAAGTACTGGAGAGGATGAAATGA